From Caulobacter segnis, a single genomic window includes:
- a CDS encoding CocE/NonD family hydrolase → MNLVSTLRGGLLAAAAISVFATAAAHAQITAMTPDIDGKYVATPVNADYDKRVVMIPMRDGTKLYTVIVVPKGGKNLPILLTRTPYNAAKRAARADSPRMVAALPQGDEPFVADGGYIRVFQDIRGKYGSEGDYVMTRPLKGPLNSSEVDHSTDAYDTIDWLVKNVPETNGKVGMLGSSYEGFTVVMALVNPHPALQAAAPMSPMVDGWMGDDWFQYGAFRQINFDYFSGQTAVRGAGDSVQRQGYDDYSNFLREGSAGDYARNHGLDKLPWVQKLFAHPAYDSFWSEQALDKTMAKTPLKVPTMWIQGLWDQEDIWGAVHSYPALESKDTNNDMNYLVLGPWRHSQVNYDGYNLGPFKWDGDTALQFRRDVLKPFFDQHLKDGPKADTPPVLIYDPGQNKWNRYASWPQGGTEAKAGKNLYLDAKGGLSFTAPAAAKGAAAYDEYVADPAKPVPYIPRPMQFSDRSRWTPWLVTDQRGVDGRPDVLTYTSEPLKEPLKIAGVPKVNLVASTSGTDSDWVVKLIDVFPDEVPSQPELGGYELAVGMDIFRGRYRESFSQPKALTPGKPLKYQFILPTANYTFQPGHRIMVQVQSSWFPLYDRNPQTFVPNIFFAKPTDYVKATQRVFHAGDTASFIELPVVEAK, encoded by the coding sequence ATGAATCTCGTTTCCACCCTGCGCGGCGGCCTGCTGGCCGCGGCGGCCATATCCGTTTTCGCGACCGCCGCCGCTCACGCGCAGATCACCGCGATGACGCCGGACATCGACGGCAAGTACGTCGCCACCCCGGTCAACGCCGACTACGACAAGCGCGTCGTGATGATCCCGATGCGCGACGGGACCAAGCTGTACACCGTCATCGTGGTCCCCAAGGGCGGCAAGAACCTGCCGATCCTGCTGACCCGCACGCCCTACAACGCCGCCAAGCGCGCCGCGCGCGCCGACAGCCCGCGCATGGTCGCCGCCCTGCCGCAGGGCGACGAGCCGTTCGTGGCCGACGGCGGCTATATCCGCGTCTTCCAGGACATCCGCGGCAAGTATGGCTCGGAGGGCGACTATGTGATGACGCGGCCGCTGAAAGGGCCGCTGAACTCGTCCGAGGTCGACCACTCCACCGACGCCTACGACACCATCGACTGGCTGGTGAAGAACGTGCCCGAGACCAACGGCAAGGTCGGCATGCTGGGCAGCTCGTACGAGGGCTTCACGGTGGTGATGGCCCTGGTCAATCCGCACCCGGCCCTGCAAGCCGCCGCCCCGATGAGCCCGATGGTCGACGGCTGGATGGGCGACGACTGGTTCCAGTACGGGGCGTTCCGCCAGATCAACTTCGACTATTTCAGCGGCCAGACGGCGGTGCGCGGCGCGGGCGACAGCGTCCAGCGCCAGGGCTACGACGACTATTCCAACTTCCTGCGCGAGGGCTCGGCCGGCGACTACGCCAGGAACCACGGCCTGGACAAACTGCCCTGGGTCCAGAAGCTGTTCGCCCACCCCGCCTATGACAGCTTCTGGAGCGAACAGGCGCTGGACAAGACCATGGCCAAGACGCCGCTCAAGGTGCCGACCATGTGGATCCAGGGCCTGTGGGACCAGGAGGACATCTGGGGCGCGGTGCACTCGTATCCGGCCCTGGAGTCCAAGGACACGAACAACGACATGAACTACCTGGTGCTGGGCCCCTGGCGGCACAGCCAGGTCAATTACGACGGCTACAACCTGGGCCCGTTCAAATGGGACGGCGACACCGCCCTGCAGTTCCGCCGCGACGTGCTCAAGCCCTTCTTCGACCAGCACCTGAAGGACGGCCCCAAGGCCGACACGCCGCCGGTGCTGATCTACGACCCGGGCCAGAACAAGTGGAACCGCTACGCCAGCTGGCCTCAGGGCGGGACCGAGGCCAAGGCCGGCAAGAACCTCTATCTGGACGCCAAGGGCGGCCTGTCCTTCACCGCCCCGGCGGCGGCCAAGGGCGCGGCGGCCTATGACGAATACGTCGCCGATCCGGCCAAGCCGGTGCCGTACATCCCGCGCCCGATGCAGTTTTCCGACCGCAGCCGCTGGACGCCTTGGCTGGTGACCGATCAGCGCGGGGTCGACGGCCGTCCCGACGTCCTGACCTATACGAGCGAACCGCTCAAGGAGCCCCTGAAGATCGCCGGCGTGCCCAAGGTGAACCTGGTCGCCTCGACCAGCGGCACGGACAGCGACTGGGTCGTCAAGCTGATCGACGTCTTCCCCGACGAGGTCCCCAGCCAGCCGGAGTTGGGTGGTTATGAGCTGGCCGTGGGCATGGACATCTTCCGCGGCCGCTATCGCGAGAGCTTCAGCCAGCCCAAGGCCCTGACGCCCGGCAAGCCGCTGAAGTACCAGTTCATCCTGCCGACCGCGAACTACACCTTCCAGCCGGGCCACCGGATCATGGTCCAGGTCCAGTCCAGCTGGTTCCCGCTCTACGACCGCAATCCGCAGACCTTCGTGCCCAACATCTTCTTCGCCAAGCCGACCGACTACGTGAAGGCGACACAGCGGGTGTTCCACGCGGGCGACACGGCCAGCTTCATCGAGCTGCCGGTGGTGGAAGCGAAATAG
- a CDS encoding peptidylprolyl isomerase: MSFDRRTFLVGLGVLGGAAPLTAARRDRTVRVRLVTERGTIVLALYPDRAPITVANFLAYADKGLMKGGAFYRTVSPKNDNNPATISVIQGGPGDGGQRLPPIPLETTKRTGLRHTDGVISMARDTPGSATSEFFICLGDNPSLDYGGARNKDGQGFAAFGKVVEGMDVVRAIHEAATETRADDPYMKGQMIMKPVRILELSRN; the protein is encoded by the coding sequence ATGAGCTTCGACCGTCGTACTTTCTTGGTTGGCCTGGGCGTCCTGGGAGGGGCCGCGCCGCTGACGGCCGCCCGTCGCGATCGGACGGTGCGGGTGCGGCTGGTCACCGAGCGGGGGACGATCGTCCTGGCGCTGTATCCCGACCGCGCCCCGATCACCGTCGCCAACTTCCTGGCCTATGCCGACAAGGGGCTGATGAAGGGCGGAGCGTTCTACCGCACCGTCTCGCCCAAGAACGACAACAACCCGGCCACGATCAGCGTGATCCAGGGCGGGCCGGGCGATGGCGGCCAGCGGCTGCCGCCGATTCCGCTGGAGACGACGAAGCGCACCGGCCTGCGTCATACCGATGGGGTGATCTCAATGGCGCGCGACACGCCCGGCTCGGCGACCTCGGAATTCTTCATCTGCCTGGGCGACAATCCGTCGTTGGACTACGGCGGCGCGCGCAACAAGGACGGCCAGGGTTTCGCGGCCTTCGGCAAGGTGGTCGAAGGCATGGACGTGGTCCGCGCCATCCACGAGGCGGCGACCGAAACGCGGGCCGACGACCCCTACATGAAGGGGCAGATGATCATGAAACCCGTGAGAATTCTGGAGCTTAGCCGGAATTAA
- the purL gene encoding phosphoribosylformylglycinamidine synthase subunit PurL, with amino-acid sequence MSTPQKPMAELAAEFGLKPAEYDVVLKRLGREPNLVELGVFSVMWSEHCSYKSSKNQLKKFPIDGPRVICGPGENAGVIDIGDGDAIIFKMESHNHPSYIEPYQGAATGVGGIMRDVFTMGARPIALLNALRFGDPEHPKTKRLVDGVVAGIAGYGNCVGVPTVAGETNFHKGYNGNILVNAMCVGLAKADSIFYSAAPGPGLAVVYFGSKTGRDGIHGATMSSTEFTEDSEEKRPTVQVGDPFAEKLLIEATLELMATGAVAAIQDMGAAGLTSSSVEMAGKGGVGIELNMDMVPQRETGMSAYEMMLSESQERMLAVLKPGREQDGHAIFEKWGLDAAVIGYTTDTGRLVLKHHGETVCDVPLAPLFDDAPLYDRPWVQPKLDERLDPGKIPGPTDWNQAVLKIVGCPDMASKRWLWEQYDRHVMADTLEDSATGCDAGIVRIHGSGKAIAVTSDCTPRYVQADPYEGGKQAVAEAWRNLTAAGALPIAITDNLNFGSPEKPETMGQIVRATDGMAEACRALDFPVVSGNVSLYNETNGVAIPPTPTVGAVGLLEDYDLRTGFGSVTEGDTLVLIGETHGELGASIYLREILGREDGAPPPVDLALERKNGDFVRGLISSGLVAGVHDLSDGGLLVAAADIALASKVGVTLNATSQAHAHPYLLGEDQARYLIATPDPDAVLEVAKEAGVHANLAGVAGGNAFASKDLFSVSLDALRTAHEAWLPGYMNAPKA; translated from the coding sequence ATGAGCACGCCCCAAAAGCCCATGGCCGAACTGGCCGCCGAATTCGGCCTGAAACCCGCCGAATATGACGTCGTCCTGAAGCGGCTGGGCCGCGAGCCCAACCTCGTCGAGCTGGGCGTGTTCTCGGTGATGTGGTCCGAGCACTGCTCGTACAAGTCCTCGAAGAACCAGCTGAAGAAGTTCCCGATCGACGGGCCGCGGGTGATCTGCGGTCCCGGCGAGAACGCCGGCGTCATCGACATCGGCGACGGCGACGCGATCATCTTCAAGATGGAGAGCCACAACCACCCGTCCTACATCGAGCCCTATCAGGGCGCGGCGACGGGCGTGGGCGGCATCATGCGCGACGTCTTCACGATGGGCGCGCGGCCGATCGCCCTGCTGAACGCCCTGCGCTTCGGCGATCCGGAGCACCCCAAGACCAAGCGCCTGGTGGACGGCGTGGTCGCCGGCATCGCCGGCTACGGCAACTGCGTGGGCGTGCCCACGGTCGCTGGCGAGACCAACTTCCACAAGGGCTACAACGGCAACATCCTGGTCAACGCCATGTGCGTGGGCCTGGCCAAGGCCGACAGCATCTTCTACTCGGCCGCCCCGGGCCCGGGCCTGGCGGTCGTCTATTTCGGCTCCAAGACCGGCCGCGACGGCATCCACGGCGCGACCATGTCCTCGACCGAATTCACCGAGGATAGCGAAGAGAAGCGACCCACCGTCCAGGTCGGCGACCCCTTCGCCGAGAAGCTGCTGATCGAAGCCACGCTGGAGCTGATGGCCACCGGCGCCGTCGCCGCGATCCAGGACATGGGCGCGGCGGGCCTGACCAGCTCGTCGGTCGAGATGGCCGGCAAGGGCGGCGTCGGCATCGAGCTGAACATGGACATGGTCCCGCAGCGCGAGACCGGCATGTCGGCCTACGAGATGATGCTGTCGGAAAGCCAGGAGCGCATGCTGGCGGTCCTGAAGCCCGGCCGCGAGCAGGACGGCCACGCCATCTTCGAGAAGTGGGGCCTGGACGCCGCCGTCATCGGCTACACCACCGACACCGGCCGCCTGGTGCTGAAGCATCATGGCGAGACCGTCTGCGACGTGCCGCTGGCCCCGCTGTTCGACGACGCGCCGCTGTATGACCGTCCGTGGGTGCAGCCCAAGCTCGACGAGCGTCTCGACCCCGGCAAGATCCCCGGCCCCACCGACTGGAACCAGGCCGTTCTCAAGATCGTCGGCTGTCCCGACATGGCCTCCAAGCGCTGGCTGTGGGAGCAGTACGACCGCCACGTCATGGCCGACACGCTGGAAGACAGCGCCACTGGCTGCGACGCCGGCATCGTCCGCATCCACGGCTCGGGCAAGGCCATCGCCGTCACCAGCGACTGCACCCCGCGCTATGTCCAGGCCGACCCCTACGAGGGCGGCAAGCAGGCCGTCGCCGAGGCCTGGCGCAACCTGACGGCGGCCGGCGCCCTGCCGATCGCCATCACCGACAACCTGAACTTCGGCAGCCCCGAAAAGCCCGAGACCATGGGCCAGATCGTGCGCGCCACCGACGGCATGGCCGAGGCCTGCCGCGCGCTCGACTTCCCGGTCGTGAGCGGCAATGTCAGCCTCTACAACGAGACCAACGGCGTCGCCATTCCGCCGACCCCGACCGTCGGCGCCGTGGGCCTGCTGGAAGACTACGACCTGCGCACCGGCTTCGGCTCGGTCACCGAGGGCGACACCCTGGTGCTGATCGGCGAGACGCATGGCGAACTGGGCGCCTCGATCTATCTGCGCGAGATCCTGGGCCGCGAGGACGGCGCGCCGCCGCCGGTCGACCTGGCCCTGGAGCGCAAGAACGGCGACTTCGTGCGTGGCCTGATAAGCTCGGGCCTGGTCGCGGGCGTCCACGACCTGTCGGACGGCGGCCTGCTGGTCGCCGCGGCCGACATCGCCCTGGCCAGCAAGGTCGGCGTCACCCTGAACGCCACCAGCCAGGCCCACGCCCACCCGTACCTGCTGGGCGAGGACCAGGCGCGCTACCTGATCGCCACCCCGGACCCCGACGCGGTGCTGGAAGTGGCCAAGGAGGCCGGCGTCCACGCCAACCTCGCCGGCGTCGCGGGCGGGAACGCTTTCGCCTCCAAGGACCTTTTCAGCGTCTCCCTGGACGCCCTGCGCACGGCCCACGAAGCCTGGCTGCCGGGCTACATGAACGCTCCGAAGGCCTGA
- the uczS gene encoding two-component system sensor histidine kinase UczS (involved in the response to the presence of uranium, zinc and copper), whose protein sequence is MRLPRLLRTTPFRLTLLFLALFAAAASAFLGYIYVATAGEVNRRSQAEISREFESLEAAYRQGGVDALNQTIVERATGERPFLYFLADKTGKRISGSIEESPVSDFNGDGPQWASFKVTETDLDGAEVKAAARGVQQRLEHGEILFVGADVDASEAYVRKIVRALWGAGALVILLGMSGGVLISRNVSRSMQGLVDVVNDVRAGDLHARARVRGTRDEYDELAEGLNDMLDRIERLMGGLRHAGDAIAHDLRSPLTRLRARMEVALIDAENGKGDPVAALETALQDADGVLKTFNAVLAIARLQAAGSAPDQRQFDASELATDMAELYELSCEDKGLDFKAEIVPALPIKGNREFLAQALANILDNAIKYTPEGGAIMLRARRTSSGELEFSVTDTGPGVPEADRARVIQRFVRLENSRSEPGAGLGLSLVSAVAVSHGGRLELAEGPGEFNGMGPGLRVALVLPRVE, encoded by the coding sequence ATGCGACTGCCGCGCCTTCTCCGCACCACGCCGTTCCGGCTGACCCTGCTGTTCCTGGCCCTGTTCGCGGCGGCCGCCAGCGCCTTCCTGGGCTATATCTACGTGGCCACGGCGGGCGAGGTGAACCGCCGCTCCCAGGCCGAGATCAGCCGCGAGTTCGAGAGCCTGGAGGCGGCCTATCGCCAGGGCGGCGTCGACGCCCTGAACCAGACGATCGTCGAGCGGGCCACGGGCGAGCGGCCGTTCCTGTACTTTCTGGCCGACAAGACCGGCAAGCGCATCTCGGGCTCGATCGAGGAGTCGCCGGTCAGCGACTTCAATGGCGACGGCCCACAATGGGCCAGCTTCAAGGTCACCGAGACCGACCTGGACGGCGCGGAGGTCAAGGCCGCCGCGCGCGGCGTGCAGCAGCGGCTGGAGCACGGCGAGATCCTGTTCGTCGGGGCCGACGTCGATGCCTCCGAGGCCTATGTCCGCAAGATCGTCCGGGCCCTGTGGGGCGCGGGGGCGCTGGTTATCCTGCTGGGCATGTCGGGCGGGGTGCTGATCAGCCGCAATGTCAGCCGCTCGATGCAAGGGCTGGTGGACGTGGTCAACGACGTCCGCGCCGGCGACCTGCACGCCCGCGCCCGGGTGCGGGGCACGCGCGACGAATATGACGAGCTGGCCGAGGGCCTGAACGACATGCTCGACCGGATCGAGCGCCTGATGGGCGGCCTGCGCCACGCCGGCGACGCCATCGCCCACGACCTGCGCTCGCCGCTGACCCGCCTGCGCGCCCGCATGGAGGTGGCCCTGATCGACGCCGAGAACGGCAAGGGCGACCCGGTGGCGGCGCTGGAGACCGCCCTGCAGGACGCCGATGGCGTGCTGAAGACCTTCAACGCCGTGCTGGCCATCGCCCGCCTGCAGGCCGCCGGCTCGGCCCCCGACCAGCGTCAGTTCGATGCCTCGGAGCTGGCCACCGACATGGCCGAACTCTACGAGCTGTCCTGCGAGGACAAGGGCCTGGACTTCAAGGCCGAGATCGTTCCGGCCCTGCCGATCAAGGGCAATCGCGAATTCCTGGCCCAGGCCCTGGCCAACATCCTGGACAACGCCATCAAATACACCCCCGAGGGCGGGGCGATCATGCTGCGCGCGCGGCGCACCTCGTCGGGCGAGCTGGAGTTCTCGGTCACCGACACCGGCCCCGGCGTGCCCGAGGCCGACCGCGCCCGGGTGATCCAGCGTTTCGTCCGCCTGGAGAACAGCCGCAGCGAGCCGGGCGCCGGCCTGGGGCTGTCGCTGGTCAGCGCCGTCGCCGTCTCGCACGGCGGCCGCCTGGAGCTGGCCGAGGGCCCCGGCGAGTTCAACGGCATGGGCCCAGGCCTGCGCGTGGCGCTGGTGCTGCCACGGGTGGAGTAG
- a CDS encoding type II toxin-antitoxin system RelE/ParE family toxin, which translates to MGRVLRSSLAGRDLDRIFRDISANNGDSVAVAQLNRIEAALERLGSFPNLGRDRSDLLPGLRALSVKSWEVFYRVRDEDVLVSRVLDGRMNLAAQFGKKT; encoded by the coding sequence GTGGGGCGCGTTCTGAGATCCAGCTTGGCCGGCCGCGATCTCGACCGTATTTTCAGGGATATTTCCGCCAACAATGGCGACAGCGTCGCGGTCGCCCAACTGAACCGAATTGAGGCTGCGCTCGAACGATTGGGCTCCTTTCCCAATTTGGGCCGAGACCGATCAGACTTGTTGCCGGGGCTTCGAGCTCTGTCGGTGAAGTCCTGGGAGGTCTTCTATCGCGTGCGGGACGAAGACGTTTTGGTCTCCCGCGTCCTCGATGGCCGCATGAACCTCGCCGCCCAATTCGGCAAGAAGACTTAA
- the uczR gene encoding two-component system response regulator UczR (involved in the response to the presence of uranium, zinc and copper) produces the protein MRILIIEDDLEAAGAMAHGLKEAGYEVEHAPDGEAGLGVAQKGGFDVLIVDRMMPKMDGVQVVETLRREGDQTPVLFLSALGEVGDRVTGLRAGADDYLVKPYAFPELMARVEALSRRRETGAVATTLKVGELEMNLINRTVHRQGKEIDLQPREFQLLEFMMRHAGQSVTRTMLLEKVWEYHFDPQTNVIDVHISRLRSKIDKGFDRAMLQTVRGAGYRLDP, from the coding sequence ATGCGTATTCTGATTATCGAGGATGACCTGGAAGCCGCCGGCGCCATGGCGCATGGCCTGAAGGAGGCCGGCTACGAGGTCGAGCACGCCCCCGATGGCGAGGCCGGCCTGGGCGTGGCCCAGAAGGGCGGCTTCGACGTCCTGATCGTCGACCGGATGATGCCCAAGATGGACGGCGTCCAGGTGGTCGAGACCCTGCGCCGCGAGGGCGACCAGACGCCCGTGCTGTTCCTGTCGGCCCTGGGCGAGGTGGGCGACCGCGTCACCGGCCTGCGCGCCGGCGCCGACGACTACCTGGTCAAGCCGTACGCCTTCCCCGAGCTGATGGCCCGGGTCGAGGCCCTGTCGCGCCGCCGCGAGACCGGCGCCGTGGCCACGACCCTCAAGGTCGGCGAGCTCGAGATGAACCTGATCAACCGGACGGTCCATCGCCAGGGCAAGGAGATCGACCTGCAGCCGCGCGAATTCCAGCTCCTGGAGTTCATGATGCGCCACGCTGGCCAGTCGGTGACTCGCACCATGCTGCTGGAGAAGGTCTGGGAATACCACTTCGACCCGCAGACCAACGTCATCGACGTGCACATCTCGCGCCTGCGCAGCAAGATCGACAAGGGCTTCGACCGGGCCATGCTGCAGACCGTGCGCGGCGCCGGCTACCGGCTGGATCCGTAG
- a CDS encoding Do family serine endopeptidase: MTARKSGFIVGAVAGAGVACAALAGVGMRMGTAAAEAPAIRASMAGAPAFAPPPGAPMSFADIFEKVSPAVVQINVTSKASPQGLRIPGLEGFDIVPRGQKGKPGQKDGQEDDGDSPATPKQQSAGSGFFISADGYIVTNNHVVADADDIQVVMKDGRELKATLVGRDEGTDLAVIKVIDPKAKGADFPYVNFENQAKPRVGDWVITIGNPFGLGGTATAGIISAYDRDLGDQTSSFVNYIQIDAPINRGNSGGPSFDIYGRVIGVNSAIYSPSGGSVGIGFAIPADIAEGVAKQLISGGKVVRGYIGVTIQDFGADAAEALGLKDVKGAIISEVVAGGPAAKAGLLPDDILTAVNGVAVANRSELTREVAKARPGETIKLSIIRDGKPRAVDIKSGTRPAEGTLAQNDDDQGQDGATPAPGPAAQRVEALGLTLGAIDPASRQTYKIDSEIKGLLITGVKGDSDAGEKGLAKGDVLANINGAAVTSVADVNAAVANAKKAGRSSVLVKVIRQNRPVFVPLKIAP; this comes from the coding sequence ATGACCGCTAGGAAGTCGGGTTTCATTGTAGGCGCCGTTGCTGGCGCGGGCGTGGCCTGCGCGGCCCTGGCGGGCGTGGGCATGCGGATGGGGACGGCGGCCGCCGAGGCCCCGGCGATCCGCGCCTCGATGGCCGGCGCGCCGGCCTTCGCCCCGCCGCCGGGCGCGCCGATGTCGTTCGCCGACATCTTCGAGAAGGTCTCTCCCGCGGTCGTCCAGATCAACGTGACCTCCAAGGCCTCGCCGCAGGGCCTGCGCATCCCGGGCCTGGAAGGCTTCGACATCGTGCCGCGCGGCCAGAAGGGCAAGCCGGGCCAGAAGGACGGCCAGGAGGACGACGGCGACAGCCCCGCCACGCCGAAGCAGCAGTCGGCCGGTTCGGGCTTCTTCATCTCGGCCGACGGCTACATCGTCACCAACAACCACGTCGTGGCCGACGCCGACGACATCCAGGTGGTGATGAAGGACGGCCGCGAGCTGAAGGCCACCCTGGTCGGGCGCGACGAAGGCACCGATCTGGCCGTGATCAAGGTCATCGACCCCAAGGCCAAGGGCGCCGACTTCCCGTATGTGAACTTCGAGAACCAGGCCAAGCCGCGCGTCGGCGACTGGGTCATCACCATCGGCAACCCGTTCGGCCTGGGCGGCACGGCCACGGCCGGCATCATCTCGGCCTATGACCGCGACCTGGGCGACCAGACCTCGTCGTTCGTCAACTACATCCAGATCGACGCGCCGATCAACCGGGGCAATTCGGGCGGTCCCAGCTTCGACATCTACGGCCGGGTGATCGGCGTCAACAGCGCCATCTACTCGCCGTCGGGCGGCTCGGTCGGCATCGGCTTCGCCATCCCCGCCGACATCGCCGAGGGCGTGGCCAAGCAGCTGATCTCGGGCGGCAAGGTCGTGCGCGGCTACATCGGCGTGACCATCCAGGACTTCGGCGCCGACGCGGCCGAGGCCCTGGGCCTGAAGGACGTCAAGGGCGCGATCATCAGCGAGGTCGTCGCCGGCGGCCCGGCCGCCAAGGCCGGCCTGCTGCCCGACGACATCCTGACCGCCGTCAACGGCGTGGCCGTGGCCAACCGCTCGGAACTGACCCGCGAGGTCGCCAAGGCCCGTCCGGGCGAGACGATCAAGCTGTCGATCATCCGCGACGGCAAGCCGCGCGCCGTCGACATCAAGTCGGGCACCCGTCCGGCCGAGGGCACGCTGGCTCAGAACGACGACGATCAAGGCCAGGACGGCGCCACGCCGGCTCCGGGCCCCGCCGCCCAGCGCGTCGAGGCCCTGGGCCTGACCCTGGGCGCGATCGATCCGGCCTCGCGCCAGACCTACAAGATCGACAGCGAGATCAAGGGCCTGCTGATCACCGGCGTGAAGGGTGACAGCGACGCGGGCGAGAAGGGCCTGGCCAAGGGCGACGTGCTGGCCAACATCAACGGCGCGGCGGTCACCAGCGTGGCCGACGTCAACGCCGCCGTGGCGAACGCCAAGAAGGCCGGCCGCAGCAGCGTGCTGGTCAAGGTGATCCGCCAGAACCGTCCGGTCTTCGTGCCGCTGAAGATCGCGCCGTAG
- a CDS encoding cytochrome c-type biogenesis protein, with the protein MAGASDPSERLPDPAQEARARDLFKEVRCLVCQNESIDDSEAQLAGDLRRIVREQVKAGRTDREIRAFLVQRYGEFVLLRPVFSAGNAVLWLAPVGVLLVGGALMFGLLRRRETETTELSQDEEERVRRLLEDD; encoded by the coding sequence ATGGCCGGGGCCTCGGACCCGTCCGAGCGGCTGCCCGATCCGGCCCAGGAGGCGCGGGCCCGTGACCTCTTCAAGGAGGTCCGCTGCCTGGTCTGCCAGAACGAGTCGATCGACGATTCCGAGGCTCAGCTGGCCGGCGACCTGCGGCGGATCGTCCGCGAACAGGTCAAGGCCGGGCGCACCGATCGCGAGATCCGCGCGTTCCTTGTGCAGCGGTACGGCGAATTCGTGCTGCTGAGGCCGGTGTTCTCGGCCGGCAACGCCGTGTTGTGGCTGGCGCCGGTGGGCGTGCTGCTGGTCGGGGGGGCGCTGATGTTCGGCCTCCTGCGCCGCCGCGAGACCGAGACGACAGAGCTTTCGCAGGACGAGGAAGAGCGCGTCAGGCGCCTGCTCGAAGACGATTGA